A genomic stretch from Ficedula albicollis isolate OC2 chromosome 4A, FicAlb1.5, whole genome shotgun sequence includes:
- the XPNPEP2 gene encoding xaa-Pro aminopeptidase 2, with protein PLSPHPVPGTAVVTQDKAALWTDSRYWTQAERELDCNWELQRTTSIESIGMWILEAVPAGGNVTVDPFLFSIDTWNSYSRALHGSGRTLLPLETNLVDQAWGAQRPPPSSSEIYSLPAEFTGSRWQEKVAGIRQQMEQHSRRPTAVLLSGLEETAWLFNLRGDDIPYNPVFYSYTLLTNTTISLFLDEPRLSAAARRSLLSGCPGPLCVELQPYGQVSAHLRRYAQDNVTVWLGTEYTTYGLYSIIPQEKLLEENYSPVMTAKAVKNSPEQEMLRAAHVRDAVAIIQYLLWLEKTVPQGQVDEFSGAQHIDTLRWAQEHSHGPSFQSISASGLNAALAHYSPSNGSSRTLSVGEMYLFDTGGQYLDGTTDITRTVHWSEPTPLQKEAYTRVLMGNIDLSRLVFPSHTAGKTVESFARRALWDVGLNYGHGTGHGIGNFLSVHEWPVGFQSNNVPLEAGMFTSIEPGYYRDGEFGIRIEDVALVVEAQTKHESEETFLTFEVVSLVPYDRKLIDLSLLSPEQIRYLNSYYERIRELVGPELRRQRLEEEYAWLQASTEPFPLGSARTLAPGALALAPLLSVLLSGLGA; from the exons CCCCTGAGcccccaccctgtgccaggcaccGCTGTGGTGACGCAGGACAAGGCCGCCCTGTGGACTGACAGCCGCTACTGGACGCAGGCAGAGCGGGAGCTGGACTGcaactgggagctgcagagaacaA CCTCCATCGAGTCCATCGGGATGTGGATCCTGGAGGCGGTTCCTGCGGGGGGCAACGTCACTGTGGaccccttcctcttctccatcG ACACCTGGAACAGCTACAGCCGGGCTCTGCACGGCTCCGGCCGCACCCTGCTCCCCCTCGAGACCAACCTGGTGGATCAGGCGTGGGGCGCCCAGAgaccccctccctcctccagcgAGATCTACAGCCTCCCGGCAGAGTTCACAG GGAGCCGGTGGCAGGAGAAGGTGGCCGGGATCCGGCAGCAGATGGAGCAGCACTCGCGGCGCCCCACGGCCGTGCTGCTCTCGGGGCTGGAGGAGACGGCCT GGCTCTTCAACCTCCGCGGAGACGACATCCCCTACAACCCCGTCTTCTACTCCTACACCCTCCTGACCAACACCACCATAAG CCTGTTCCTGGACGAGCCCCGGCTCTCGGCGGCGGCGCGGCGCTCGCTGCTCTCGGGCTGCCCGGGGCCGCTGTGCGTGGAGCTGCAGCCCTACGGGCAGGTGAGCGCCCACCTGCGCCGCTACGCCCAGGACAACGTCACCGTGTGGCTGGGCACCGAGTACACCACCTACGGCCTCTACAGCATCATCCCCCAG gagaagctgctggaggagaacTACTCGCCTGTCATGACGGCCAAGGCAGTGAAAAACAGCCCCGAGCAGGAGATGCTGCGAGCTGCCCAC GTCCGGGACGCCGTGGCCATCATCCAGTACCTGCTGTGGCTGGAGAAGACAGTCCCGCAGGGGCAGGTGGACGAGTTTTCTGGGGCTCAGCACATCGACACCCTTCGCTG ggCCCAGGAGCACAGCCATGGGCCCAGCTTCCAGTCCATCTCGGCCAGCGGGCTCAATGCAGCGCTGGCCCACTACAG CCCCTCCAACGGGAGCAGCCGGACACTGTCTGTGGGAGAGATGTACCTGTTTGACACCGGAGGGCAATACCT GGACGGGACGACAGACATCACCCGCACAGTGCACTGGAGCGAGCCCACCCCGCTGCAGAAG GAAGCCTACACCCGTGTGCTGATGGGCAACATCGACCTCTCCCGCCTCGTCTTCCCATCCCACACAGCAG GGAAAACCGTGGAGTCCTTTGCCCGCCGGGCACTCTGGGATGTTGGACTCAACTACGGCCACGGCACCGGCCACGGCATCGGCAACTTCCTCTCGGTGCACGAGT GGCCCGTGGGTTTCCAGTCCAACAACGTGCCGCTGGAGGCCGGCATGTTCACCTCCATCG AGCCCGGCTATTACCGGGATGGCGAGTTCGGGATCCGCATTGAGGACGTGGCCCTCGTGGTGGAGGCACAGACCAAG CACGAGAGCGAGGAGACCTTTCTGACCTTCGAGGTGGTGTCCCTGGTGCCCTATGACCGCAAGCTCATCGACCTcagcctgctgtccccagagcag ATCCGGTACCTGAACTCGTACTACGAGAGGATCCGGGAGCTGGTGGGGCCGGAGCTGCGGCGGCAGCGGCTGGAGGAGGAGTACGCGTGGCTGCAGGCGAGCACCGAGCCCTTCCCGCTGGGCAGCGCCCGCACGCTGGCCCCGGGCGCGCTGGCGCTCGCCCCGCTGCTCTCGGTGCTGCTCAGCGGGCTGGGAGCCTGA